CGATCGTGGCCCAGAGTGTGGTGTGATTACAGCCCCAGCCAGCAGGGGGTGTTTCACTCACCTGTGTCTGTTTAAAGACAAGCCCAGGGTGTTCCCAGCATGCATCTTGTCAGGCTGGTTCCCATAACCCTgttcacagcaaacacagcagcagaatgaAAACACACGTCTAAAATTCCACCTTAACTACACCCACCTGCATTGGCTAGATCTCCTTAAAAGAACAAGAatatcacagaatttcaaatacCACCTAAAACAATTACCACCTGCTGTAAACAAAGAATACTTCCTTAAAAGAATCagaaacaacaactttaaagtTACCACAGACGGAGACAGAACAGAAATACCACCTTAAAATTTGGGGCGGGGCACTGAAGGCGAGACAGCGGTGACTGCAGGTGCAGGTGGGCGGAGTCTGACTCTGACTGATGTTTCTTCTTTGGGATTTTGAACTGAGACGCCATCCTGTCAACACGAGGTCACGTGACACTTAAACTGAGACGAGATCTGGATCAAAAACTGTAACAATGCACTGGTAATTGAGTCCATCACAGAAAACCACGTGACAAAAAGCTTCTTCACAAACAAACTACTCTGATTTGTATGTCTCCTCATAATTAGACATTTTGTAGGTGATGTTCTGAATGGGGACACAGCCTCACAGCCAGTGAGCTTtagtttttttacagtttgagCTGCAGTAAGTGTTTTACTTTAGGGCCGAATTTTCCAGCAGAATTCCCTCATTAAGAAGAAGTCGTTGATATTATCTCACCGTGTGTCTAAATTCTTGTTTGAGTAAGAACATCTTTTAATTTGCACATTGGTTCACGGGGTTCCTGCTGTAGGCGCACTTCCGGCACCTTGCCTTAAAACCGTCGCCTCGAAGATGGAGTCGTCTCATTCTATTTTGTTCGAATATGAAGTAATGTTGCAGTTTAAAGGAAGTTAAATCAGCCATTTACTTTAAATGTACCAACCTAATGACAGCCAGCCGAGCTAAGACGCTAACTAGCCGGTGAGCTAAGTTAGCTGCTggctgactcctcctcctcctgcttctggTCAAACGCTGGTAAAATTGTTCCGGGCCTCATGAAGCGGGAAACTGCAGCTGTCCGCTGAGTTAAAAGCGGCAGAAAACGGACTTTAGTTtaattttaaaaccacattcGACTTTTTGTGTCGCTCCGCTGCTCTGATAAACAGACCACAAACCAGTGACGTCATCACGTTATTGTTTGACGCTTCTTTATGCTTGAATGGCGGATGGCACATCTGTTTATcagtgcattaccgccacctactgggCTGGAGTGcaaaccaaaaaatatataatacaaataaatataaaaatataacaatCAGGAACTGACTAAATCCTGTTTATTATCAACGTCACTTTCAGTTACAACGAGCAcgataaaaaaaactgacaagaaataaaagttattatACAAAGTCTGAAGAGTCATTTtcgccagcagagggcgccatTGCACCACGAATGAGGAGTCAAACTGCTTTAGTTCATAtgattttcattcatatttcaaaaATTCAAAGACACAGCAATGTTACACTGTGACGTCATAGCAGCCGAATtcagtgacatcacttcctgtgttcagAGAAGTAAAGGTTTTACTGATAAACtatcactgtgtcactgtaacACTGAAGAAAAGTTAAAAAGGGCAACTTTCTCAATGAGGTTCTGAATGAAGCGCTGCAACCTCTGCGGTTACACACAGATAAAGTACTGCAGCCTCTGAGgttacacacacagatgaagtgcTGTAGCCTCTGAGgttacacacacagatgaagcaCTGCAGCCTCTGAGGTTACAGACAGATGAAGCACTGCAGCCTCTGAGGTTACAGACAGATGAAGCACTGCAGCCTCTGAGGTTACAGACACAGCTGAAGTGCTGCAGTCTCTAAGGTTACACACAGATGAAGTGCTGCAGTCTCTAAGGTTACACACAGATGAAGCACTGCAGCCTCTGAGGTTACAGACACAGATgaagtgctgcagcctctgaGGTTACAGACACAGATGAAGTGCTGTAGCCTCTGAGGTTACAGACACAGATATGGCGCTGCAGCATCTGAGGTTACAGACAAATGAAGCGCTGCAGCCTCTGAGGTTACAGACACATATgaagtgctgcagcctctgaGGTTACACAGATGAAGCACTGCAGCCTCTGAGGTTACAGACAGATGAAGCGCTGCAGCCTCTGAGGTTACAGACACAGATGAAGTGCTGCAGTATCTAAGGTTACACACAGATGAAGCACTGCAGCCTCTGAGATTACAGACACAAATgaagtgctgcagcctctgaGGTTACAGACACAGATGAAGTGCTGTAGCCTCTGAGGTTACAGACACAGATgaagtgctgcagcctctgaGGTTACACACAGATGAAGCGCTGCAGCCTCTGAGgttacacacacagatgaagtgcTGGTTACAGTTAAAAGTTACACTTGTTGTGTTAGCCTCTGTTAGCATAATTTTAAGTCTGAATGTAAATAAAGGAGTCGACTGCACATTTTAGGTTCTTTTACTTCTGTTACTGCATCACATGTATTTAGTTACTTTACAAATTAACAATCtatcaaagaagaagaacccTTTGCTAGTTTTCTCAGGCTCACACAGGTTTCATCACCAGCACTTAGCGACGGGCAGCAGCGACACTTTGACTCTTCTCCTCGGGTTAAAAACATCTCTGACCTCTGTCTCCAGACGAACACCAGGAACCTTGAAGATCGACACCACTGAAGAATAAGAAGGACAAGAAAAAGTTAGAATCCTGCTAGCTGTGCTAACAGTGTGAGACTTAGCATGTAGTGGTGTTAGTGTGTCCTCACTGTCTCCCAGGTGCATGATGGGAGGAGGAAGCACGCTGAAGTAAAGCTGCTGCAGAGACTCCTGAGCACTGATCCGGTCTGTGGGAACAACCTTCAGCATCCTCTGGACCAGGTCTTCGGTCTTAGAGGGAAGCTGGTTCAACCTGGtccacatcaacacacacacactcactgttgcGCACATTAGCGTGTAGCTGGGGCATTGTTAGCCTATGTAGCATGTGTGATATGTTAGCATCTAACAGCTGTACATGGCATTAGCTTATCAATAACTACATGCTAATGCTGTACACGTCATAGATGCTCGATGCTAACATGATATGCATGTGATGTATGCTAACAGGTGAGTTACCTTTTCCAGACAGTCCTGAAGAGTTTGGGCTCAGAGCCACAAAACTTCTCtgacgacaaaaaaacaaacaaaaacaaacttaatcCTGACTCGCTGTCTTATGATTGGCTGTTAGGAAGCACAGTGGGCGGAGAAAACTCACCTGGTGTATAATTAGGTAGTGAAGTGACTCCAGGCCAGGTGAGTTCAGAGGGAACGCCCAGCACTGTCCAGATCATCTGCAGTTGTTCAAACAAATCAGTGACTCCTGGAAACGCCGGCGCCCCCTGCAGCATCTCAATGAAGATACACCCTGCTCCcctgattcaaaaacacaaactttatTCAATCacaggttaaaaaacaaacaaaaaacaacaactcatggTTCATGGATCCAGAGAACTGACCACATGTCCAGAGCGGTGGAGTAGAGGGTGGATCCCAGCAGAAGGTCAGGGGGGCGGTACCACAGAGTCACCACATCACAGGAGAATGTCTGACTGGGGATGGACTTGGACCGAGCCAGACCTGAACCagaaccacaaccacaacctgAACCAGATCCAGTTAGCATttctactactgctgctgccaatAGAACTGCAGTGTCCTCCACTGAGGCTAACCCTCTAACAAGCTAACAGTCTAATGCTTACAAGACAACACCCTTAACTCCACTGATGCTAACACTCTAATGATAACACTCTAACTCTACTGATGCTAACAATAGCTAGCATGTGTTTGAAGAAGCTAACACTTGTTAGCATGTGTTAGCTGAAGTTGTTGGCATGTGTTAGCCGCAGTTTTTAGCATGTTTAAGCTGCAGTTGTTAGCATGTATAAGCTGCAGTTGTTAGCATGTATTAGCTGCAGGTTCCTCACCAAAATCGGCAAGTTTCAGTTCTCCAATGTAACTGATGAGCAGGTTCTGAGGCTTCAGGTCTCTGTGGAGGATCCTGCGACTGTGGATGAAACTGAGGCCACGCAGCAGCTGGAACATGaagatctgcacacacacacgcaggtcaAACAT
This genomic interval from Solea solea chromosome 2, fSolSol10.1, whole genome shotgun sequence contains the following:
- the cdk15 gene encoding cyclin-dependent kinase 15; protein product: MVDMDMSWWVRTCCCCSGDEEEEEEEEEEGEEKGRRDEEEEEELTFRKSTSFTSLASAELDSDLSPSASRSHWFHTLQMRRLHGRRERSNSEPLGRTDSEGHFTWKPGLQFGTTQSYLSLEKLGEGAYASVYKGISRINGQLVALKVIRMKTEEGVPFTAIREASLLKGLKHANVVLLHDIVHTSESLTFVFEYVLTDLAQYMNQHPGGLHSHNVRIFMFQLLRGLSFIHSRRILHRDLKPQNLLISYIGELKLADFGLARSKSIPSQTFSCDVVTLWYRPPDLLLGSTLYSTALDMWGAGCIFIEMLQGAPAFPGVTDLFEQLQMIWTVLGVPSELTWPGVTSLPNYTPEKFCGSEPKLFRTVWKRLNQLPSKTEDLVQRMLKVVPTDRISAQESLQQLYFSVLPPPIMHLGDMVSIFKVPGVRLETEVRDVFNPRRRVKVSLLPVAKCW